GTACTGGAAGGCTCAGAAGTGCGAGTTCCACGCCCGGGACAGTGCCAGTGGCATCCTGAAGGCCGCCGCTACCCCGAGAGGATGTTCAAGGAGCGTCTGCGCTACATCCCCGACGCCGTTCACGCCATCGACGATGTCACCACTGCATCTACTCCCACCAGCGCATGGACGCTACTACCGCTGGTATAAGACCGAACTCTTTCATTCCGCATTAGTTAATGTACTAGGTGTGATCTACTTTGGATTAGAGATTCTGGTTGAGCAAGTTCATGCTAAGTTTTGTTAGATTTATACTAACAACCCTCTCTTCCACGCCTTGCCGATGCGCCGGTAGTACTCCCTGCTGCTGCGGAAATCGTCGAGGTCGTCCATGATCCTGTGCTTCTTCTCCGGGTGCATGGCGAGGGTGTCGAAGGTCGTCGGGTGCTCGAAGTCAATGTAGCTCCACACCTTACTAGAACTGCAGATCCATTGGAGACAATCGTCATAAAAATTCATCTGGTCAGATTCGTAAAACCCTACAGGAAGCTTACTAATCCATGTCCTTCTTGTTGGTGTAGAGCCTCCGGCGGCGGTTCCCGAACATGgcgtcgcggccgcggcggcggacgtgCGGCAGGTACTCGCCGACGACGAGCTCCCGGTGGCGCCGGTGGAACGTGAGGCGGAGGCAGTGGTGGTCGCGGCTCTGTCTGGCGGGCCGCACCGACGCCCACCTCACGGCGACGCCCTTGAACTCGTCGGACACCTCCTGCCCCTCGCGGGGGCTGAGCACGAAGCCGTCGCCGTCGGGGGCGCCATCGCCGTCGAGCTCGAGCGTGTCGCGCGCGCACGCAGGGCTCAGGTACGCCTTCACCTCCTCATAGGCGTCGCTGGACTTGATCCGGTCCGTGGAGTAGTCGGGCTTGCCGGAGATGTCGATGGTCACGTAGGAGTCCAGGAACAGGAGCAGCCGCCGGATGAGCGGCCGGAGGTGGAAGTCCAGGAGCATCTTGGGGCCCCGGTGTGGCAGCAACGCCGCGACCAGCAGCGCCGGAGGAGCCACGCCGACGAGCCGAGGCTGGCGGCCACCCACCGCCTTACCAGCATCAtcttgccgccgccgacggtgccTCTCCTTTTCCGCGACGAAACTTCACGGCCGTCAATGTATATCAGAATTGTCTGTCTCCAGTAAATATATGACCATGGGTATACAAAATACAGTCACACAAGGATACGGTAGATGATTTTGAACTAATTATAAATTTGGTAGCATATGGAGTTTGACATGGatccattctttttttttagtgCTGGTTGAAGAGAAAATAACAGAAAACGTAGCACATGTAAATTCCTGATGCACTACAACCAGCTTTCCTTGCAAAATCTATTTATCGCATCGCAGAAGCACGGCGCCCGTCCCCATTCATCTTCTAGCACCAGCTAGCGAGCtatgggagggggagggggaggccagGGATATGTGGTAGGTGGGCGGAACGGCCGGcagccggggtggtggagggagaCGGCGGAGCTTTAAGGTTCGGATTGCCGGGGGTGAGGGCGGCTCCATGCCTCCGGCTATAGGAGACAAGGGGACCGGGGGTGGCGACAGCCCGACGGTGGTGGCAGTTcagccggcgagggcgaggcggcgcgggagcgctgTCAGCCGGGCAGGGTGGGACCTTCGGTTGGCTGTGGCCGGCGTCGGGGGTTGTGGatgggcggcgcgcggtggtAGTGGTTAGCGGTGTTGGAGGCGCCAGAGCTGGGGGAGGCCAGGGAAGATGGGGCACACGGCCGGGAAGCTTCTGCGATGGCCTCGAGCAATTTCGCTCGCGCTAAGAAAATCGGTCTGTTCTCTTGAGGTTTCACATCGAGAACTAAGTAGTAGTATGATCAGCATGTGCAATCTACACTTGGGAAAAAGATTATATAAATCATATTcttaaattaaattttgattgcACCATTATATTTGCCGTGATGAGATCTTTAAAATAAGATCACATCTTAGTATAATTGGATGGTTTTTAATTGAAAGAGTTTGATGGTGAAGCTGGAACAGTTTCATCACAACTGCAACAATAAAATATTCCATatggaaaaaaaaatcctgaatagaaataaaagcattacataaaaaatagaaaatcatcTGAGAACAAAGCAAAATGTTTTGAGAAAAGAATTGTTCTGAACAGATGACCTGGACCAATGGTGAAAACATAAATCAATTTGGACAATCACCTTTTGAACTCCTAGTTTTTGGGTTAGAATCTTATTTTGCACGGAAATCAATTCAACGTTACATACTAGATGCTGTAGCATCGGGCATGTTCAACAATTGTTCATTGGAAATCAAGAATGTCATGTCGAAATGATCTACAATATAGTCAAACGTGATTGGAGATACCTTGGTTTAAGACTCCTAAAGTGGTATAGAATCTCCAAGTAAATACAGATTATTAGAAACACGCCCTATTGTAGGACTATTTCAACAGCAATGTAGGACTCTTAATGTTGAAATTGGTTGAGGCTCTCTCCACAAATATTGTAGGACTATTTCAACAGCAATGTAGGACTATGATCGGTGCCTCTTGAGGGCAGTCGTTGCCCCTGCGCCAAACACGCCCTATTAACAAAAAAATAGCCCGGCACTTATTATGTCCCGTGAAAATGCAAATAGCCAGTACCAACACAACACTAGACAAAACTCGTAGACCTTTACCACTATATCTGTGCTAGACTGCTAGTATAGCTGACTGTAAAGCAGATGGAAAAGGAGTGGTTGCGCCGGCAACAAAGTAGACGATGACTTTATTTGCTGACGCATCTGGACCTCGACACCTCGTGACGCTGCCAGTCGTCCATGGAACGGGCCAACCGGCCAAAATGGGCACGATGAGAACAAAGCAAGAGGTCACGTAGCCTTTTTGTTACTGACATCATCAGCTGTACATTTCCGTCAGGAAAACGGGGAAAGAGCTCCACTTTGCCTCTCCTACTCTGTGCGGCCATGATTCCATGAAATCCCTGTTGGGCACGCATGCCGCGGACAGATAGGACATGCAAAGATAGGCCAGTGCAACTTTGCCGTAACACTGTTGGAGCACAGGCCGCCACGAAAATTCGTTGGTACTGTTGGAGCACCATAgatgtgagatttttttttcggaAAACGTGCGTGCTAGAATTCTAGCGTGATCCAAACAAAACCACTGTTGGAGCACAGGCCGCCACGAAAATTCGTTGGTACTGGTACACCAGTCTAAAGATATGTATATGTTCATATCCTATTCACATGTATTTCAATTGTAtttgatttttccttcaaaCATGCAAGATACGGTACCAGATGAACTAACATAAAAGTTGCAGATGAATGAAACAAAAATGACTAAAATCGAATCATAACCACATACTAATGATGTTCATCAGATCCAAGTACCACGAGCCACTCGTCTGTACCAATGCTCTTCGATGTTGAACCAAGTATACTCTAACTATATACATTTGATCTTAAATTTTTAATAGCCTCTGCAATTTGTGCACCTTGCGTTCTAAGAAATATACCAAGGAGACCATTGATGCACAAACAATGGTGATCCCGTTCACCCACATGGCCACTGGATCtacttggaagaaaaaaaaagttgactGATGCAAATGCTGAAATCCTGTACAAAGGCTTAAAGACCACAGCAGTGTAACACATCCCAACATCGAAACTTTGATTTGTCTAACTTTTAGCATGTTTTTAAAAAGATACTCCTTCCGTATCAAAATAGACGAGACCGTTGattttttattataattttgaccactcgttttattcaaaaaattatgcaaaaacACGAAAACATGAATCATGATTAAAATATTTTATATGATGAGATGAGTTATACACAAGATTTTTAAAAATTATCAATTTTTAATAAAACGAAAGGTTAATCTCGGGATCAAAAGTCAACGGTATCATCTATTTTGATACGAAGGGAGTACACATATAAAAGGGaagatatacatatataaagaTACAATAAACAAAATTCAGGTGTTAACCTCGTGCGCACAGCGTTCCTAATTGCGAACCTAAGGTAAATACAGTACCAAAAGGATCGAGAGTCAGGAGGACGTAAGAAACTCTGGAGCCGGATTATTGGTAAATTCTCACACATCCCCGGATTTTCTACGCGTCCTCTTCTTACCGTGCGTTGCCACGGGACAGTTCCGAGGcgttcgcctccgccgccgccttggccgcctctgcttcctccgccgccgccttggtctctgccgccgccttctccttctcctccgctCTCTTCTTCAGCTCGTCGACCAACATCTCGAGGCACGGGgaaggctcgccggcgccgacgcggcTGGCCGTCATGAGGCACTCGGCGACGTCGGCCGGCGTGAGCTCCGCCTCCCGGAGCACCTCCTCGACGGAGCTGAACAGCTCGTGGTCGTCGACGCCGAGGTAGTTCTTGGCCAGGGTCTGGAACGCCTCGAAGCCGCAGTAGGACATCTCGATGTGCATGTCCATCCTGCCGCGCCGGATCAGCGCCGGGTCGAGCTTGTCGACGTGGTTGGTGGTGAACACGACGAtccgctcgccgccgcacgccgaccACAGCCCGTCGATGAAGTTGAGCAGGCCGGACAGGGTCACCGTGTTGCGGGGCCGGTCGTCGGCCGCGTCGTCGGCCCTGGCGGGCGGcccggggcgccgccgctgcttggCGCGGTCGCCGGTGAGGTCGAGGGAGCAGTCGATGTCCTCGATGACGATGATGGACTTGCTGGTGGTCTCGATCAGGAGCCTGCGGAGGTCGGTGTTGGTGTTCACCACGGTGAGCTCGACGTCGTAGATGTCGTAGTCGAGGTAgttggccatggcggcgaccATGGTGGACTTGCCGGTGCCCGGCGGGCCGTAGAGGAGGTACCCGCGCTTCCACGGCTTGCCGGTGCGCCGGTAGAAGTCCCTGTTCTTCCGGAACGCGTCGAGGTCGTCCATGATCTCCTTCTTCTTGGCCCGCTCCATGGCCAGCGTGTCGAACGTCGTCGGGTGATCGAAGTCGATGTAGCTCCATGACTTGTATTCGTAGCTGCTGCTCAATTGATCGAGATCAACGACGCAAAATTCAAAGGTCAAATCAACAATGAAATCAATAAGATTGATGTGGATTCGATGGATGTTCGTGAGGACGACGTACTAGGAGTCGCGTGACCTGCTGTTGGTGTAGAGTCTGCGGCGGCGGTTGCTGAAGAGGATCtcgcggccccggcggcggacgTGGGGCAGGTACTCGTCGACGACGAGCCTCCGGTGGCGCAGGTGGAAGGTGAGGCGCTGGAAGCGGCGGTCCCCCTGGCGCTGCCCCTGCACGTCCTTCTCCACCACGGAGGACCACCAGAGCTGGACGCCGCGGAACTCGTCGGCGACGTCCTGGCCGTCGCGCATGCTGATGACGAGGCCGTCGCCCTCCCTGGCGCCCTCGGCGCGGAGCTCGCGCGCGTCGTTCTGCCAGAACGCGCCGCTCAGGTACGCCTTGACCTCCTCGTAGGTGCTGTCGCTATCGGAGACGGGGCCGTACCGGGAGTAGCGCACGTCGGAGCCGGGCTCCGAGACGTCGACGGTGACGTAGGGGTCGACTACGTTGAGGacccggcgggcgcggcggcggaggaagaggTTGAAGTAGGTGTGGAacaggcggcgcggcgcgtaGGTGGCCACCAGCGACACCAGCGGCGCCAGGATGAGCCACAGCGAGCCGAAGTTGGTGAACACGGAGCCCAGGTTGGAGAACGCCCACCGCTGCCACCGCACGACCTTGCCCGGCTCGGCCATGGCGGCTCCGGCTGGCCGCGACGCTGCCGCCTGCCGATGCGAGCAGAGGTGATTTTTATAAgtaggagaagaagaaaatggtAGCGCGAGCGAGCAAATTAAAGTACTCGGTCCAGCACGATGCCACCACGTCCTACTATTCTTTATCACACACCTCTCAAGGTCCTTGTCAGCGTCTAATCTCAATCAGGACCGTCATAATAGCATATAATTCGGAGATTTTTATTATTAGTCTATGATCTTAAGCATAAAAATTATAAAacgtggattttttttttgagggcagtggcggatctagcGGTGGGGCGGGAGTAGGTCTGCTAGTGACCTGGGTGGAAATGGGTATTTTGAGTTGGGTTATCAGATGGTGTTTGTTTGAGCGGATGGAAATGGGTTTCAGAAGCTAGCGGGTTGGGTTCCTGTAAGTATGGGTTATTATGGGTTGGATTATTTATCTATTGATCTCGTCGTGGTGGGTTCCCAACATCACTTTACTCTCACGAGTAGGGATTGGGAGCACATGATAGCTTTAGGCAGCGGCCAGAAGTCCTTTAGGTGGGGTCAATTTATCCTGCGGGGTAGGTTGGGTTGGATTCTAGAAGATGCGGAGTGGAGTGGGGTGGGGCGGGTTGAGGAGATGAAATCAGGTGCTATGGGTGTGGGGTGGATACGGAGTGGGTTTCCACCCATTAGCAGGGTGAGGCGGGAGGGGCTCGAGCCCCCCTACCGCCGTGATTACCATAGAGCCCCTTCCTAAGCCTCCTACAAATttaaggaggaagaagaagaagcagcctCGCCTGCTACTATTTGAGGGCATAGAAATGTAGATTCTATGTACTAACTAGAATCATAGATTAGGTCTCTTAGTTTTGAACTTTTGATTGTAAGTTTCATAAGCAATTTTGCTGATTTGACA
This portion of the Panicum virgatum strain AP13 chromosome 2N, P.virgatum_v5, whole genome shotgun sequence genome encodes:
- the LOC120662330 gene encoding AAA-ATPase ASD, mitochondrial-like, with amino-acid sequence MLLDFHLRPLIRRLLLFLDSYVTIDISGKPDYSTDRIKSSDAYEEVKAYLSPACARDTLELDGDGAPDGDGFVLSPREGQEVSDEFKGVAVRWASVRPARQSRDHHCLRLTFHRRHRELVVGEYLPHVRRRGRDAMFGNRRRRLYTNKKDMDYSSKVWSYIDFEHPTTFDTLAMHPEKKHRIMDDLDDFRSSREYYRRIGKAWKRGCSGDIVDGVNGVGDVAQTLLEHPLGVAAAFRMPLALSRAWNSHF
- the LOC120659616 gene encoding AAA-ATPase At3g28610-like, producing the protein MAEPGKVVRWQRWAFSNLGSVFTNFGSLWLILAPLVSLVATYAPRRLFHTYFNLFLRRRARRVLNVVDPYVTVDVSEPGSDVRYSRYGPVSDSDSTYEEVKAYLSGAFWQNDARELRAEGAREGDGLVISMRDGQDVADEFRGVQLWWSSVVEKDVQGQRQGDRRFQRLTFHLRHRRLVVDEYLPHVRRRGREILFSNRRRRLYTNSRSRDSYSYEYKSWSYIDFDHPTTFDTLAMERAKKKEIMDDLDAFRKNRDFYRRTGKPWKRGYLLYGPPGTGKSTMVAAMANYLDYDIYDVELTVVNTNTDLRRLLIETTSKSIIVIEDIDCSLDLTGDRAKQRRRPGPPARADDAADDRPRNTVTLSGLLNFIDGLWSACGGERIVVFTTNHVDKLDPALIRRGRMDMHIEMSYCGFEAFQTLAKNYLGVDDHELFSSVEEVLREAELTPADVAECLMTASRVGAGEPSPCLEMLVDELKKRAEEKEKAAAETKAAAEEAEAAKAAAEANASELSRGNAR